From the genome of Nakamurella flavida, one region includes:
- a CDS encoding resuscitation-promoting factor: MTQHDPALPEAAEIIGTADTTEAAQTPENGTEAQDTPAARRSFRKPLLIGAAALAVVLAATGGTVLSLQKTVAISVDGQVQQVSTLSGSVAGALDSAGLTLGEHDQLAPAGATTIYDGSQITVARGRLLTLTIDGQTRQVWTTAPTVERALVELGQDPAGLQLSANRSREIPLDGLAVHAQTLHTVTLTDRGAAAAAVTSTATTVGDLLAEQGITLAAADRVTPDVATPVSEGLTVSVITLPTVALTVGTDPLTAIPTDAATVADVLAGAGVTLSPTDTVTPDPATPVADGLPIVVTRIQVADSVQTREVAQPADVVEKDSSLADGTTKVTQQGRPGSVDVTVRVVTTNGVAGAPQDIASTTTVEALATVTKQGTKKAPAPAAAASSSSSSRSAAPAPASSGSSGVNWDAIARCESTNNWSINTGNGYYGGLQFDISTWMSAGGGAYASRPDLATREQQIAVAENLYASRGLSPWACAGANG; the protein is encoded by the coding sequence TTGACCCAGCACGACCCCGCCCTGCCCGAGGCCGCCGAGATCATCGGGACCGCCGACACCACCGAGGCCGCGCAGACTCCGGAGAACGGCACCGAGGCGCAGGACACCCCCGCCGCCCGTCGCTCGTTCCGCAAGCCCCTGCTGATCGGCGCCGCCGCCCTCGCCGTCGTGCTGGCCGCCACCGGCGGGACCGTCCTCTCGCTGCAGAAGACCGTCGCGATCAGCGTCGACGGCCAGGTGCAGCAGGTCTCCACCCTGTCCGGCTCGGTCGCCGGAGCACTCGACTCCGCCGGTCTCACCCTCGGCGAGCACGATCAGCTCGCCCCCGCCGGCGCGACCACCATCTACGACGGCTCGCAGATCACCGTCGCCCGTGGCCGGCTGCTGACCCTGACCATCGACGGGCAGACCCGCCAGGTCTGGACCACCGCTCCCACCGTCGAGCGCGCCCTGGTCGAGCTCGGCCAGGATCCGGCCGGACTTCAGTTGTCCGCCAACCGGTCCCGCGAGATCCCGCTGGACGGGCTGGCCGTGCACGCGCAGACGCTGCACACCGTCACCCTCACCGATCGCGGAGCCGCCGCGGCCGCCGTCACCTCCACCGCCACCACCGTCGGCGACCTGCTCGCCGAGCAGGGCATCACCCTGGCCGCCGCCGACCGGGTCACCCCCGATGTCGCCACCCCGGTGAGCGAGGGTCTGACCGTCTCCGTCATCACCCTGCCCACGGTCGCGCTGACCGTCGGCACCGACCCGCTGACGGCGATCCCGACCGACGCGGCCACCGTCGCCGACGTCCTCGCCGGCGCCGGGGTGACCCTGTCGCCGACCGACACCGTCACCCCCGACCCGGCCACCCCGGTCGCCGACGGCCTGCCGATCGTCGTCACCCGCATCCAGGTCGCCGACTCCGTGCAGACCCGCGAGGTCGCCCAGCCCGCCGATGTCGTCGAGAAGGACAGCTCGCTGGCCGACGGCACCACGAAGGTCACCCAGCAGGGTCGGCCGGGGTCGGTCGACGTCACCGTGCGCGTCGTCACCACCAACGGTGTCGCCGGCGCCCCGCAGGACATCGCCAGCACCACCACCGTCGAGGCCCTGGCCACGGTGACCAAGCAGGGGACCAAGAAGGCCCCCGCGCCGGCCGCCGCCGCGTCGTCGTCCTCGTCCAGCCGTTCCGCCGCCCCGGCGCCGGCCTCCTCCGGCAGCTCGGGGGTCAACTGGGACGCCATCGCGCGCTGCGAGTCGACCAACAACTGGTCGATCAACACCGGCAACGGCTACTACGGCGGCCTGCAGTTCGACATCTCGACCTGGATGAGTGCCGGTGGTGGCGCGTACGCGTCCCGCCCGGACCTGGCCACCCGGGAGCAGCAGATCGCCGTGGCGGAGAACCTGTACGCCTCCCGGGGGCTCTCCCCGTGGGCGTGCGCCGGCGCCAACGGCTGA